The sequence GCTTACGATAACGTAAGGAATTATTACTATGTAAACACCAGGCATGATTCTGTTCCGCATAATTACTCCTGATAATTAATCCTTAACTTTGCCCACCTGCCTTTTAAAACATTCCAGTATATCACTTTTCATTCTTGCGTAGCAATATGCCATCTCTTCAGCTATCTCAGCATTGGTGACCTTGTTCAGAGGCGCTGAGAGATGGCCTTTTTCTGATAGATAATGTTCTGTTAAAATATCTCCGGCCTCATCTTTTGCCCGCAGGCTAATGTCTGAAAATTGAGGTGACGGGTTAAAAATAATATCCTTGGCAACCTTTTTTATATCCCTTTTAAATTTTGGCTTAATGACTATATCCAATGAGTCAAAAAGCTCCCCTTCAATATCTGTTGCCCCTAAGACCTTTAATATATCGCCAAATACAGGTAGCTTGGCTTCTACCTTCACCGTTGTTCGGCCGATGAAATGCATATGCATAACATCGTCTTTGGTGGTTCCCCTCATCAGTGGCTCTATCTGAACGCGCTCTCCACTGCTTAATGACATTCCTTTCCCGATTAAAAAATCTGTCAGATCGGATGTGGTCGGCCCGAAAACAGTTCTGGCAAAACCAATGGTGTCGCCTTCAACAAACAAAAAAGATGGGAATCCCAATGATTCGTCATCTGCGAGGCTGTTCTTAATATCTTCAACTGAAGCTTTAGAGCGATTTATCTTCTGAACCAGACTCTTGTCATTTGTTTTGGTAAAGAGAAAAGTTTTTCCATCGATTTTATGAATATACAAATAATTGGAGCCAACCTGCAGGTGATGATTATCAGCCAGCAGAGAATTAAGGAAAACAGACAGGTTTATTGAGCGCTTATCTTTCCCTTTATTTTTGCTGCGGTAAGTCGCATAAAAACCATTCTTCATAATTCAATCCATTTACTATGTTATGTTCTGAGGGGAGTGAAAATTCCCCTAATTCGATGAAGATTCTTGCTCAATTGTTATCAGCTATGCGCCGACCAGAACACCTTGCCGATCAGCCAAACGTCTCTTCAGGCCACTGACTAGCGATAACTTTCCCCACAACGGAACAACTCTCATTGCATGGGATCATTGGGTACTGTGGGTTTAGTGGTTGTAAAAACACCTGACCGCTATCCCTGATCAGTTTCTTGAAGGTAAACTCATCACCCCCAAGTCTGGCTATGCAGAAATCACCTGGCTCAACAGCCTGCTCAGGGTCAACGAGAATTAACATTCCGTCAGGAAAGCTTGGCTTGGAGCCTGTTGGTGCGGTCATGGAATTACCTTCAACCTCAAGCCAGAATGCAGAATCACTGGCTTTTTTGGTTGTGCTTACCCATCTCTCCGCATCACCTTTGGTAAAGGTTCTAAGCTTAGGTGAGAACATCCCTGCCTGAACATGAGAAAAAACAGGGTACTCATACTCACTTCTAAGTGACGGCTGCATACTAACCGCTTCATACATCTCGTAGATTTCTCTGGCGATTGAAGGGCTAAATTCTTCAACGCTAACTTTGAGAATTTTTGTAAGCAATGCGGCGTTATAAGCATTTAATGCATTGATGCCATTAAATAAAGCACCAACGCCTGACTGCCCCATCCCCATCTTGTCTGCGACAGATTCCTGGGATAAGCCAAGTTCATTTTTCTTTTTTTCATAAATTGCTTTAAGGCGACGTGCGTCCTCAAGCTGCTCTTGTGTTAATGGTTTCTTTTTTGTGCTCATACGTTAAATCTATCACCGCAAGGGATAAATATCTAACACCGTGCGTGTTGACTATTTTACCTCTGGCGGTGATAATGGTTGCATGTACTAAGGAGGTTGTATGGAACAACGCATAACCCTGAAAGATTATGCAATGCGCTTTGGGCAAACCAAGACAGCTAAAGATCTCGGCGTATATCAAAGCGCGATCAACAAGGCCATTCATGCAGGCCGAAAGATTTTTTTAACTATAAACGCTGATGGAAGCGTTTATGCGGAAGAGGTAAAGCCCTTCCCGAGTAACAAAAAAACAACAGCATAAATAACCCCGCTCTTACACATTCCAGCCCTGAAAAAGGGCATCAAATTAAACCACACCTATGGTGTATGCATTTATTTGCATACATTCAATCAATTGTTATCTAAGGAAATACTTACATATGGTTCGTGCAAACAAACGCAACGAGGCTCTACGAATCGAGAGTGCGTTGCTTAACAAAATCGCAATGCTTGGAACTGAGAAGACAGCGGAAGCTGTGGGCGTTGATAAGTCGCAGATCAGCAGGTGGAAGAGGGACTGGATTCCAAAGTTCTCAATGCTGCTTGCTGTTCTTGAATGGGGGTCGTTGACGACGACATGGCTCGATTGGCGCGACAAGTTGCTGCGATTCTCACCAATAAAAAACGCCCGGCGGCAACCGAGCGTTCTGAACAAATCCAGATGGAGTTCTGAGGTCATTACTGGATCTATCAACAGGAGTCATTATGACAAATACAGCAAAAATACTCAACTTCGGCAGAGGTAACTTTGCCGGACAGGAGCGTAATGTGGCAGATCTCGATGATGGTTACGCCAGACTATCAAATATGCTGCTTGAGGCTTATTCGGGCGCAGATCTGACCAAGCGACAGTTTAAAGTGCTGCTTGCCATTCTGCGTAAAACCTATGGGTGGAATAAACCAATGGACAGAATCACCGATTCTCAACTTAGCGAGATTACAAAGTTACCTGTCAAACGGTGCAATGAAGCCAAGTTAGAACTCGTCAGAATGAATATTATCAAGCAGCAAGGCGGCATGTTTGGACCAAATAAAAACATCTCAGAATGGTGCATCCCTCAAAACGAGGGAAAATCCCCTAAAACGAGGGATAAAACATCCCTCAAATTGGGGGATTGCTATCCCTCAAAACAGGGGGACACAAAAGACACTATTACAAAAGAAAAAAGAAAAGATTATTCGTCAGAGAATTCTGGCGAATCCTCTGACCAGCCAGAAAACGACCTTTCTGTGGTGAAACCGGATGCTGCAATTCAGAGCGGCAGCAAGTGGGGGACAGCAGAAGACCTGACCGCCGCAGAGTGGATGTTTGACATGGTGAAGACTATCGCACCATCAGCCAGAAAACCGAATTTTGCTGGGTGGGCTAACGATATCCGCCTGATGCGTGAACGTGACGGACGTAACCACCGCGACATGTGTGTG comes from Paenibacillus sonchi and encodes:
- a CDS encoding protein rexA, translating into MKNGFYATYRSKNKGKDKRSINLSVFLNSLLADNHHLQVGSNYLYIHKIDGKTFLFTKTNDKSLVQKINRSKASVEDIKNSLADDESLGFPSFLFVEGDTIGFARTVFGPTTSDLTDFLIGKGMSLSSGERVQIEPLMRGTTKDDVMHMHFIGRTTVKVEAKLPVFGDILKVLGATDIEGELFDSLDIVIKPKFKRDIKKVAKDIIFNPSPQFSDISLRAKDEAGDILTEHYLSEKGHLSAPLNKVTNAEIAEEMAYCYARMKSDILECFKRQVGKVKD
- a CDS encoding LexA family protein, producing MSTKKKPLTQEQLEDARRLKAIYEKKKNELGLSQESVADKMGMGQSGVGALFNGINALNAYNAALLTKILKVSVEEFSPSIAREIYEMYEAVSMQPSLRSEYEYPVFSHVQAGMFSPKLRTFTKGDAERWVSTTKKASDSAFWLEVEGNSMTAPTGSKPSFPDGMLILVDPEQAVEPGDFCIARLGGDEFTFKKLIRDSGQVFLQPLNPQYPMIPCNESCSVVGKVIASQWPEETFG
- a CDS encoding Cro/CI family transcriptional regulator, which translates into the protein MEQRITLKDYAMRFGQTKTAKDLGVYQSAINKAIHAGRKIFLTINADGSVYAEEVKPFPSNKKTTA
- a CDS encoding replication protein, giving the protein MTNTAKILNFGRGNFAGQERNVADLDDGYARLSNMLLEAYSGADLTKRQFKVLLAILRKTYGWNKPMDRITDSQLSEITKLPVKRCNEAKLELVRMNIIKQQGGMFGPNKNISEWCIPQNEGKSPKTRDKTSLKLGDCYPSKQGDTKDTITKEKRKDYSSENSGESSDQPENDLSVVKPDAAIQSGSKWGTAEDLTAAEWMFDMVKTIAPSARKPNFAGWANDIRLMRERDGRNHRDMCVLFRWACQDNFWSGNVLSPAKLRDKWTQLEINRNKQQAGVTASKPKLDLTNTDWIYGVDL